A region from the Candidatus Thermoplasmatota archaeon genome encodes:
- a CDS encoding winged helix-turn-helix transcriptional regulator: MQLRKKMMIVSPVFILFLFVLTDSVAAVSIKPDFTSVGISIAVLVAAIATIIAVLTAAGVKYVTPENVLNTEIRKNLYHYIDEYPGSHLREIARELDLKPSNVAWHLRKLEQTNLVRSRTIGGKRVYYLVEGGIDARKEAVAEAVLRNKNARNIMRYLNDNPGKHLLEIAHALGLNHHTVKWHIKKMYMAELIEGDTTNSAYPVYYPTEIGKNALSNMSDHFRRPGHAS, from the coding sequence ATGCAACTCCGTAAGAAGATGATGATAGTTTCACCTGTTTTTATATTGTTTTTGTTTGTTTTAACTGATAGTGTTGCTGCTGTTAGTATCAAACCTGATTTTACTAGTGTTGGAATTTCTATTGCTGTTCTTGTTGCTGCGATAGCTACCATTATTGCTGTTCTCACTGCTGCTGGCGTAAAATATGTTACACCTGAGAACGTCCTCAACACTGAGATTAGGAAGAATCTTTATCATTACATAGATGAGTACCCTGGGTCTCATCTTCGTGAGATCGCTAGGGAGCTTGATTTGAAGCCTAGTAACGTAGCATGGCATCTACGTAAACTTGAGCAAACCAATCTTGTGAGAAGTAGAACTATTGGTGGTAAAAGGGTTTACTATTTGGTTGAGGGTGGTATTGATGCTAGGAAAGAGGCTGTTGCTGAAGCTGTTTTAAGAAACAAGAACGCCCGTAATATTATGCGTTATTTAAATGATAACCCTGGTAAACATCTCCTCGAGATAGCTCATGCTCTTGGTCTTAACCATCATACTGTTAAATGGCATATTAAAAAGATGTATATGGCTGAGCTCATAGAGGGGGATACAACTAATTCTGCTTACCCTGTTTATTATCCTACTGAGATCGGCAAAAATGCTTTGTCTAATATGTCAGATCATTTCAGAAGACCTGGTCATGCATCCTAA
- a CDS encoding elongation factor 1-beta, which translates to MGEVIGLIRVMPADVLEDKKLEKMIEDIKALIKPPARVGRIEIKNVAFGLKGLNVTVLVPDGAGGLDPIAEAILKIKNVDSAEVTDVGRL; encoded by the coding sequence ATGGGTGAAGTAATTGGTCTTATCAGGGTTATGCCAGCAGATGTTTTGGAGGACAAAAAACTAGAGAAAATGATAGAGGATATTAAAGCGTTAATTAAACCACCTGCCAGAGTTGGTAGGATAGAGATTAAGAATGTTGCTTTTGGTTTGAAAGGTTTGAACGTAACTGTTTTGGTTCCTGATGGTGCTGGTGGGCTTGATCCTATAGCTGAGGCTATTTTAAAAATTAAAAATGTTGATAGCGCAGAGGTAACAGACGTCGGTAGACTCTAA
- a CDS encoding zinc finger domain-containing protein: MKKADKCISCGRGLLAQGSTTFPCPTCDVIIGRCNNCREQSIKYVCPKCGFTGP, from the coding sequence ATGAAAAAGGCTGACAAGTGTATATCATGTGGAAGAGGACTCCTTGCACAGGGGTCTACAACGTTTCCATGCCCAACATGCGATGTAATAATCGGTAGATGCAATAACTGTAGAGAACAAAGCATAAAATATGTGTGTCCAAAATGTGGTTTCACAGGACCGTAG
- a CDS encoding flippase-like domain-containing protein, which produces MEKKFNKTKISITISILLSVGFIIGILYFTVDPSTFDRLSTVNIRYEFFFATMFFNVLFWAVWGARLMVVSKSIDKNLRIGLWESTKIIIANLFLAGITPSMAGGEPIRIHLLNKDGMSIGGATASVLGERLLDAIFILVTVPFAFFIFKDKVDIRWLNIGLTIGIFVFIIGIIIFIWVIKNPERIKGFLVWLDGKISKISKKHKQRGKTGIVDRINREVDNFHNSMVLFVTEGRKGLVIGGILTVLMWSMGFMIPSMILLGLGLKPFFIESFAAQILLLLIVMMPTTPGSSGITELGMAGLYTVLIRESLIVYGHPLLSYSSFDQTLFTIVGVFVLLFRFISYHMNLIAGAIFQYRIFKSVASFSIDKIKRGEKK; this is translated from the coding sequence GTGGAAAAAAAATTTAATAAAACAAAAATCTCTATAACTATTAGTATTCTTCTCAGTGTTGGTTTCATCATTGGTATATTGTATTTCACTGTTGATCCCTCAACGTTTGATCGTTTATCTACTGTAAACATACGTTATGAGTTTTTCTTTGCTACAATGTTTTTTAACGTATTGTTTTGGGCGGTGTGGGGCGCACGTTTGATGGTAGTTAGCAAATCAATAGACAAGAACCTGAGAATTGGTCTCTGGGAGTCCACAAAGATAATCATAGCTAACCTCTTCCTAGCTGGTATCACTCCTTCTATGGCTGGTGGGGAGCCTATCAGGATTCATCTTTTAAACAAGGATGGTATGAGTATTGGTGGCGCAACAGCCTCTGTGCTTGGTGAGCGGTTGCTTGATGCTATTTTTATCCTTGTTACTGTTCCTTTCGCCTTTTTTATATTCAAAGACAAGGTTGATATACGGTGGTTGAACATAGGGTTAACAATAGGGATTTTTGTTTTTATAATAGGCATAATCATTTTTATATGGGTTATCAAAAACCCTGAAAGAATCAAAGGTTTTCTTGTATGGCTCGATGGCAAGATAAGTAAGATTTCCAAGAAACATAAACAAAGAGGGAAAACAGGTATAGTGGATCGTATCAACAGGGAGGTTGATAATTTCCACAACAGCATGGTCCTGTTTGTAACAGAGGGTAGAAAAGGTTTGGTCATTGGTGGTATACTAACTGTTTTGATGTGGTCAATGGGTTTTATGATCCCCTCGATGATACTACTTGGTTTAGGTTTGAAACCATTTTTTATCGAGTCTTTTGCTGCACAAATACTATTATTGCTGATTGTTATGATGCCTACGACTCCGGGCAGTTCAGGGATTACAGAACTTGGGATGGCTGGTTTATATACTGTGTTGATAAGAGAATCGTTGATTGTATATGGGCATCCATTGCTTAGTTACTCTAGTTTTGACCAAACACTTTTCACAATTGTAGGGGTTTTCGTATTGTTATTCAGATTTATAAGTTACCATATGAACCTGATAGCTGGTGCAATTTTCCAGTATAGAATATTTAAATCGGTAGCATCGTTTTCTATAGATAAAATAAAAAGAGGAGAAAAAAAATAA
- a CDS encoding radical SAM protein gives MKKLPLGKYIKTMGYALSNYVSRECIYPFYASFKVTHKCGLRCSFCNVWMEKTPDLKKDDVFKVIDNIANSSIIVLSLEGGDPLIRKDLGEILEYAHQKPFYLFFTTNGHLLDKRPMKEYGKHIDYLHISIDEGHGNLEFFDRLEEFQSYGPEICIQIVVTKETLSALEEKVKKVHEVNARTVVMPACHLDGTDDYYPDPKDFKKEVIRLKKKYKNTITTPKGFLENINKPHGCSTSSIIIDSDGGLFYPCRTVGQRLYNFTDGSFMDFLKTEEAKKARKDMKNCSRSCGWYQYFATDVFASPWSLISSLSPYIFK, from the coding sequence ATGAAGAAACTACCTTTAGGTAAATACATAAAAACCATGGGTTATGCTCTCTCAAACTATGTTTCGAGAGAATGCATATACCCTTTCTATGCCTCATTTAAGGTTACACATAAATGTGGGTTAAGATGTAGTTTTTGTAACGTTTGGATGGAGAAAACACCGGATCTGAAAAAAGATGATGTTTTCAAGGTTATAGATAACATAGCGAATTCAAGCATAATAGTTCTAAGCCTAGAGGGGGGAGACCCTCTTATAAGAAAAGACCTTGGGGAGATACTTGAATATGCACATCAAAAACCTTTCTACCTTTTTTTTACAACAAACGGTCATCTATTGGATAAAAGACCTATGAAGGAGTATGGTAAACACATAGATTACCTACACATAAGCATAGATGAAGGGCATGGTAATTTGGAATTTTTTGATAGACTAGAAGAATTTCAGAGCTATGGCCCAGAGATTTGTATACAGATAGTTGTAACAAAAGAAACATTATCAGCTCTTGAAGAAAAAGTAAAAAAAGTCCATGAAGTAAATGCTAGAACTGTTGTTATGCCAGCATGCCACCTAGATGGAACAGATGATTACTATCCTGATCCAAAGGATTTCAAAAAAGAGGTAATCAGACTTAAAAAGAAATACAAAAACACTATAACCACACCAAAAGGTTTCCTAGAAAACATAAATAAACCACATGGCTGTTCAACATCATCAATAATAATAGACTCAGACGGTGGTTTATTTTACCCGTGTAGAACAGTTGGACAAAGACTCTATAACTTTACAGATGGATCATTCATGGATTTCCTAAAAACAGAGGAAGCAAAAAAAGCAAGAAAGGATATGAAAAACTGTTCCAGAAGCTGTGGGTGGTACCAATATTTTGCAACAGATGTGTTCGCATCACCATGGTCGCTAATCTCATCACTCAGCCCGTACATTTTTAAATAA
- a CDS encoding glycosyltransferase: MKILFTTESYYPIIDGGAIAQHRIVHELVKKGHDVRVIAPGFSYKNTVEEDNGSKIYRAKGVKLPFYMNGKYHFSPFPIFYVKKIIESFKPDIINICSAYPISMSAIVCAKKYKIPLVGSIHMLPENMLAPFSKTRFYKTMCKYSWSYLVYLYNLVDWATIPTQTGADMYKAKGLKTKITPISNGVDTGTFKPNNDGEYLRKKIGLPKENIVLYTGRINQEKNLDVLIKAIPIVVKEINAHFLFCGSGGYKNDIIKMTKDLSVYNNTTFIDFLDWKDYPNVYSLADVFVMPAESELQSIVTLEAISSGLPAVVVNKGAVPELVSYNNGLLFEPGDSKQLAKNIIKILSDKKLYETMSKNSLELSKKHSIKNVGYEYEKVYKQLLEQYKKINDFKNSQDTFLYTSN; encoded by the coding sequence ATGAAGATACTATTCACAACAGAGTCGTATTACCCGATCATAGATGGTGGAGCGATAGCGCAACACAGGATTGTACATGAGCTAGTGAAAAAAGGACATGATGTTCGAGTTATAGCACCAGGGTTCTCATACAAAAACACAGTTGAGGAAGATAACGGATCAAAAATCTACCGGGCAAAAGGCGTCAAGTTACCATTTTACATGAACGGCAAATACCATTTTTCACCATTCCCTATTTTTTATGTTAAAAAAATTATTGAGTCATTCAAACCAGATATAATAAACATCTGCTCAGCCTACCCGATCAGCATGAGTGCTATTGTTTGCGCAAAAAAATACAAAATCCCGCTAGTGGGCTCTATTCATATGCTTCCTGAAAACATGCTCGCCCCGTTTTCAAAAACAAGGTTTTACAAAACAATGTGCAAATACTCTTGGTCATACCTGGTTTATCTTTACAACTTGGTTGACTGGGCTACGATACCAACACAGACAGGCGCAGACATGTACAAAGCAAAAGGACTAAAAACCAAAATAACACCTATATCAAACGGTGTGGACACAGGGACCTTCAAACCAAACAATGATGGCGAATATCTTAGGAAAAAAATTGGTTTACCAAAAGAAAATATCGTCCTCTACACTGGTAGAATAAACCAAGAAAAAAACCTTGATGTCCTTATAAAAGCAATACCGATAGTTGTCAAAGAAATTAATGCACATTTCCTTTTCTGCGGCTCAGGCGGCTACAAAAATGATATAATAAAAATGACAAAAGACCTAAGCGTTTATAATAATACGACGTTCATAGATTTCCTTGACTGGAAAGACTACCCAAATGTGTATTCACTTGCTGATGTTTTCGTCATGCCAGCTGAATCTGAACTACAAAGCATAGTGACACTTGAGGCAATATCCTCTGGGTTACCAGCTGTTGTTGTAAACAAAGGTGCTGTACCAGAACTAGTAAGTTACAACAACGGTTTATTATTCGAACCAGGTGACAGCAAACAACTAGCAAAAAACATCATCAAAATATTATCTGATAAAAAACTCTATGAAACTATGAGCAAGAATAGTTTAGAATTAAGTAAAAAACATTCGATCAAAAACGTAGGATATGAGTACGAAAAAGTATACAAACAACTACTGGAACAATACAAAAAAATAAATGATTTTAAGAACTCTCAAGATACTTTTCTATATACGTCCAATTAA